From Actinomyces sp. oral taxon 171 str. F0337, one genomic window encodes:
- a CDS encoding TY-Chap domain-containing protein: MSEISLSPALSRAFEDRVDLGSWAGFTSSLARFLDEVCRPLARRGEAVEAVIDPSGGTLLLTAPVPMVKAEELVPQGRWSQLLSRLPLSTPPAPSPDLPGVVLVGRTDGIEVSLPELDAQGRVLLGPTERRILGAIGWQESHHVFARLLSDGDEAADLVTRILIEVLEVAHPADLDYLLRAHSDVS; this comes from the coding sequence ATGAGTGAGATCTCCCTGTCGCCCGCGCTGTCACGTGCCTTCGAGGATCGCGTCGACCTGGGTTCCTGGGCAGGCTTCACCTCGTCGCTGGCCCGGTTCCTCGACGAGGTGTGCAGGCCGCTCGCGCGGCGGGGAGAAGCGGTCGAGGCCGTCATTGATCCATCTGGCGGAACCCTGCTCCTGACGGCTCCGGTCCCCATGGTCAAGGCCGAGGAACTGGTTCCCCAGGGGCGCTGGTCGCAGCTGCTGTCGAGACTGCCCCTGTCCACTCCCCCTGCTCCCTCCCCGGACCTGCCGGGCGTAGTCCTCGTCGGACGCACCGACGGCATCGAGGTCTCCCTACCCGAGCTCGATGCACAGGGGCGGGTACTGCTTGGCCCCACCGAGCGCAGGATCCTGGGCGCGATCGGCTGGCAGGAGAGTCATCACGTCTTCGCCAGGCTGCTGTCCGACGGAGACGAGGCCGCCGATCTGGTAACCCGCATCCTCATCGAGGTGCTCGAGGTCGCCCATCCCGCAGACCTCGACTACCTCTTGCGCGCGCACTCCGACGTCAGCTGA
- the ftsE gene encoding cell division ATP-binding protein FtsE, translating to MIRFDHVSKVYKRGARPALDDVDIKVNRDEFVFLVGASGSGKSTFLRLVLREERPTKGRIHVLGRDLSQISSWKVPQLRREIGFVFQDFRLLENKNVLENVALASQVIGKPRHYILSAVPEALDLVGLAGKEKRLPHELSGGEQQRVAIARAMVNRPKLLLADEPTGNLDPSTSVGIMRLLDRINRQGTTVVMATHDDEIVDQMRKRVIELKGGEVVRDQDRGVYGSDR from the coding sequence ATGATCCGCTTCGACCACGTCTCGAAGGTGTACAAACGCGGGGCACGTCCGGCGCTCGACGACGTCGACATCAAGGTCAACCGGGACGAGTTCGTGTTCCTTGTCGGCGCCTCGGGGTCAGGAAAATCAACCTTCCTGCGTCTGGTCCTGCGCGAGGAGCGTCCTACCAAGGGGCGTATCCACGTCCTGGGGCGTGACCTGTCGCAGATCTCCTCGTGGAAGGTGCCCCAGCTGCGACGGGAGATCGGCTTCGTCTTCCAGGACTTCCGGCTTCTGGAGAACAAGAACGTCCTGGAGAACGTGGCACTGGCCTCCCAGGTCATCGGTAAACCGCGCCACTACATCCTTTCCGCTGTGCCGGAGGCCCTCGACCTGGTGGGGCTGGCAGGCAAGGAGAAGCGCCTCCCCCACGAGCTCTCCGGGGGTGAGCAGCAGCGCGTGGCGATTGCCCGCGCCATGGTCAACCGGCCCAAGCTCCTCCTGGCCGATGAGCCCACCGGAAACCTGGACCCCTCGACGTCGGTCGGGATCATGCGTCTGCTCGACCGCATCAACCGACAGGGGACCACGGTCGTCATGGCGACTCACGACGACGAGATCGTCGACCAGATGCGTAAACGCGTCATCGAGCTCAAGGGCGGTGAGGTCGTACGCGACCAAGACCGCGGTGTCTACGGCTCGGACCGCTGA
- the ftsX gene encoding permease-like cell division protein FtsX codes for MRLRFVLSETAKGMSRNLAMTVSVILVAFVSLLFVGASALLQSQISTMKGDWYDKVEVSVYMCPKSSASSNCADGEATAAQISEVENLITSGAPSGYVKSYQMETKAQAYQNFMKAYAKSAVGRNATEDMMPVSFRIKLKDAENYKLVAEQFEGHSGVERVVDQRSTLEPLFLVMNRASWITGGLATIMAVAAVLLISTTIRLSAMSRSRQTGIMRLVGASNLFIQLPFILEGVLAALTGAILAVATLWVGVRYVVEGWLASSISFTSAFISTRDVLLLSPWLILAAIALAAVSSAFSLSKYTRV; via the coding sequence GTGAGACTGCGTTTCGTCCTCTCGGAGACCGCCAAGGGCATGTCCCGGAATCTGGCGATGACGGTGTCCGTGATTCTCGTCGCCTTCGTATCGCTGCTCTTCGTGGGGGCCTCGGCACTGCTGCAGAGCCAGATCTCGACCATGAAGGGAGACTGGTACGACAAGGTCGAGGTCTCGGTCTACATGTGCCCCAAGTCCTCGGCCTCCTCCAACTGCGCCGACGGCGAGGCCACTGCTGCTCAGATCAGCGAGGTCGAGAACCTCATCACCAGCGGTGCCCCCTCCGGCTACGTCAAGTCCTACCAGATGGAGACCAAGGCCCAGGCCTATCAGAACTTCATGAAGGCCTACGCCAAGTCCGCCGTCGGGAGGAACGCCACTGAGGACATGATGCCCGTGTCCTTCCGCATCAAGCTCAAGGACGCCGAGAACTACAAGCTGGTGGCCGAGCAGTTCGAGGGGCACAGTGGCGTGGAGCGTGTGGTCGACCAGCGTTCCACCCTCGAGCCCCTCTTCCTCGTGATGAACCGGGCCTCCTGGATCACAGGAGGGTTGGCGACCATCATGGCGGTGGCCGCGGTGCTGCTCATCTCGACGACCATCAGGCTGTCGGCCATGTCCCGCTCCCGACAGACCGGGATCATGCGCCTGGTGGGAGCCTCGAACCTCTTCATCCAGCTGCCCTTCATTCTTGAAGGGGTGCTTGCCGCCCTCACCGGGGCGATTCTCGCCGTGGCCACGCTGTGGGTAGGAGTCCGCTACGTCGTGGAGGGGTGGCTCGCCTCCTCCATATCCTTCACGAGCGCCTTCATCAGCACCAGAGATGTTCTCCTCCTGTCGCCCTGGCTGATCCTGGCGGCC